Proteins from one Bradyrhizobium roseum genomic window:
- a CDS encoding AMP-binding protein yields MTNSQAAPGIVGPFAGLDVPWLLRMRAESRRNHPFLIWAPFEGPARKWSYGEFHDRVGALSAGLVKRGIKPGEYVLIHLDNCIEAMLAWFACVELGAIAVTTNTRSAAAEIEYFAGHCGAVAAITQPAYAELISANCRDLRWIAVISHDAGSRPAQAAPRGDSFDSLFADSTDRPRRATDPFAPCSVQYTSGTTSRPKAVLWTHANALWGAKINAAHEDLHANDVHQTYLPLFHTNALAYSMLASLWVGASCVIQPRFSASRFWNVALEHNSTWTSTIPFCMKALLEHEIPKHHKFRLWGTAISEPPPFAAFGVKMIGWWGMTETITHGIVGEVDQPNIPMSIGRAAPEYQIRIVEDDGAPTEVGGTGNLLIKGIPGLSLFAEYLHNEKATRESFDEHGYFITGDRVTLLENGFIRFGDRTKDMLKVGGENVAASEIEQVIAVVPGVREAAVVAKKHAMLDEVPVVFIIPQAGVEGAPADLHDTVMAACRTSLADFKVPREIHFVDDMPRSTLEKVAKAELRKMLG; encoded by the coding sequence ATGACCAATTCACAGGCAGCACCCGGCATTGTCGGCCCCTTCGCCGGCCTCGACGTACCCTGGCTGCTGCGGATGCGCGCCGAGAGCCGCCGCAATCATCCGTTCCTGATCTGGGCGCCGTTCGAGGGGCCTGCTCGGAAATGGTCCTACGGCGAATTTCACGACCGCGTCGGCGCGCTTTCCGCAGGGCTCGTCAAACGCGGCATCAAGCCCGGCGAATATGTGCTGATCCATCTCGACAATTGCATCGAGGCGATGCTCGCCTGGTTCGCCTGCGTCGAACTCGGCGCCATCGCGGTTACCACCAACACCCGCTCGGCGGCGGCGGAAATCGAATATTTCGCCGGCCATTGCGGCGCGGTCGCCGCCATCACCCAGCCGGCCTACGCCGAGCTGATTTCGGCCAATTGCCGGGACCTGCGCTGGATCGCCGTGATCTCCCACGATGCCGGCAGCAGGCCGGCGCAGGCTGCACCCCGCGGCGACAGTTTTGATTCGCTCTTCGCAGACAGCACCGACCGGCCGCGTCGCGCCACCGATCCCTTCGCGCCGTGCAGCGTGCAATACACCTCCGGCACCACGTCGCGGCCGAAGGCAGTGCTATGGACGCACGCGAACGCGCTGTGGGGCGCCAAGATCAACGCCGCCCATGAAGATCTGCACGCCAATGATGTGCACCAGACCTATCTGCCGCTGTTTCACACCAACGCGCTGGCCTATTCGATGCTGGCGTCGCTGTGGGTAGGTGCTTCCTGCGTCATCCAGCCGCGGTTTTCCGCCAGCCGGTTCTGGAATGTCGCGCTGGAGCACAACAGCACCTGGACCTCGACGATCCCGTTCTGCATGAAGGCGCTGTTGGAACACGAGATTCCCAAGCACCACAAGTTTCGGCTTTGGGGCACCGCGATATCCGAGCCGCCGCCCTTTGCCGCCTTCGGCGTCAAGATGATCGGCTGGTGGGGCATGACCGAGACCATCACCCACGGCATCGTCGGCGAGGTCGACCAACCCAACATTCCGATGTCGATCGGCCGCGCCGCGCCGGAGTATCAGATCCGCATCGTCGAGGACGACGGCGCGCCGACGGAAGTCGGGGGCACCGGCAATCTCCTGATCAAGGGCATTCCCGGCCTGTCGCTGTTTGCGGAATATCTCCACAACGAAAAGGCGACGCGCGAGAGCTTTGACGAGCACGGCTATTTCATCACCGGCGACCGCGTCACGCTGCTGGAAAACGGCTTCATCCGGTTCGGCGACCGCACCAAGGACATGCTCAAGGTCGGCGGCGAAAACGTCGCCGCCTCCGAGATCGAACAGGTGATCGCGGTGGTGCCGGGCGTGCGCGAAGCCGCCGTCGTGGCGAAGAAGCATGCCATGCTCGATGAAGTGCCCGTCGTCTTCATCATCCCGCAGGCCGGCGTCGAGGGTGCACCCGCCGACCTGCACGACACCGTGATGGCCGCGTGCCGCACGTCGCTCGCCGACTTCAAGGTACCGCGGGAGATTCACTTCGTCGACGACATGCCGCGCTCGACGCTGGAGAAGGTGGCAAAGGCGGAGCTGCGAAAGATGCTGGGGTGA
- a CDS encoding HD-GYP domain-containing protein, which produces MTSAANKTSIKRRLLLASDRSDQSSELASILRSVGQVDTIATSDIPDAPERDLAGIVVDINLRSAESVQLVRNKLRTEAYREMPRLFVLADALHHGSMQAWALGATDTIARPFDAQGILQRIRAAFPDSDGFDETDRGKVLNRGVEAAHAVMVKIFEGLPAGVPLKFSDIVEAENKILKAIKHSSLREWLTTVGCHHTGSYRHCLFVTGFAVSYAQHLGMRDDDQRRLARAALLHDVGKAFIPVAILDKPGPLTLEEMEEMRQHPRRGHEALSAQGGFPPEMLDVVLHHHEFLDGTGYPDGLNGKQISDIVRLTTIVDIYAALVEKRAYRLQFTHARAFAMMEEMGDKLDQHLLNAFRPVAFGHY; this is translated from the coding sequence ATGACATCGGCAGCCAACAAGACTTCGATCAAGCGCCGGCTGCTGCTGGCTTCGGATCGGAGCGATCAGAGCAGTGAGCTCGCCAGCATTCTGCGATCGGTAGGCCAGGTCGACACCATCGCCACGTCCGACATTCCCGATGCACCGGAGCGCGACCTCGCCGGTATCGTGGTCGACATCAACCTGCGTTCTGCCGAGAGCGTGCAATTGGTGCGCAACAAGCTGCGCACCGAAGCCTATCGCGAGATGCCGCGGCTGTTCGTGTTGGCCGACGCGCTGCATCACGGCTCGATGCAGGCCTGGGCGCTCGGCGCCACCGACACCATCGCCCGGCCGTTCGACGCGCAAGGCATCCTGCAACGGATTCGCGCCGCATTCCCCGATAGCGACGGCTTTGACGAGACCGATCGCGGCAAGGTGCTGAACCGCGGTGTCGAGGCGGCGCACGCCGTGATGGTCAAGATTTTTGAAGGGCTCCCGGCCGGCGTTCCCCTGAAATTCAGCGACATCGTCGAAGCCGAGAACAAGATCCTCAAGGCGATCAAGCATTCGTCGCTGCGTGAGTGGCTGACCACGGTCGGCTGCCACCATACCGGCAGCTACCGCCACTGCCTGTTCGTCACCGGCTTTGCGGTCTCCTACGCGCAGCACCTCGGCATGCGCGATGACGACCAGCGCCGCCTGGCGCGCGCCGCCCTGCTGCACGACGTCGGCAAGGCCTTCATCCCCGTCGCGATCCTCGACAAGCCGGGCCCGCTGACGCTGGAGGAGATGGAAGAGATGCGTCAGCATCCGCGCCGCGGTCATGAGGCGCTGTCCGCGCAAGGCGGCTTTCCGCCCGAAATGCTCGACGTGGTGCTGCATCACCACGAGTTCCTCGACGGCACCGGCTATCCCGACGGCCTCAATGGCAAGCAGATCAGCGACATCGTTCGGCTGACCACGATCGTGGACATCTATGCCGCCCTGGTCGAGAAGCGCGCCTACCGGCTGCAGTTCACCCATGCCCGCGCTTTCGCCATGATGGAAGAGATGGGCGACAAGCTCGACCAGCACCTGCTGAACGCGTTCCGGCCGGTGGCGTTCGGGCATTATTGA
- a CDS encoding alpha/beta fold hydrolase, with protein sequence MPTIDRDGVKIYYEVHGSGPPLLLTHGYSSTSGMWQGQIAALSKHHTLILWDMRGHGQSDYPENVAAYSEALTVADMAALLDAVGAQRAIVGGLSLGGYMSLAFYRAHPERVRALLIIDTGPGFKKDEAREVWNKRAHDTGDRFEREGLEVLKSASRERSSVTHRDASGLARAARGMLTQRDARVIESLPEIKAPSLIVVGADDTPFLAASDYMAAKIPGAQKVVIPAAGHAVNIDQPQAFIDAVLPFLDSLDAGARQKAAS encoded by the coding sequence ATGCCGACGATCGATCGCGACGGGGTCAAGATCTACTATGAGGTGCACGGCTCCGGTCCACCTCTCTTGCTGACCCACGGCTATTCCTCGACCAGCGGGATGTGGCAGGGCCAGATCGCGGCGCTCTCGAAACATCACACGCTCATCCTGTGGGACATGAGGGGTCATGGCCAGTCCGATTATCCCGAAAATGTCGCGGCCTACAGCGAGGCGCTGACGGTGGCCGACATGGCGGCCCTGCTCGATGCGGTCGGCGCCCAACGGGCGATCGTCGGCGGGCTGTCGCTGGGCGGCTACATGTCGCTGGCATTCTACCGCGCCCATCCCGAGCGGGTCCGCGCGCTGCTGATCATCGACACCGGCCCCGGGTTCAAGAAGGACGAGGCGCGCGAGGTCTGGAACAAGCGGGCGCACGACACCGGCGACCGGTTCGAGCGCGAGGGGCTGGAGGTTCTGAAATCGGCAAGCCGCGAGCGCTCCAGCGTCACCCACCGCGACGCGTCCGGACTGGCGCGCGCCGCGCGCGGCATGCTGACCCAGCGCGATGCCCGCGTGATCGAGTCCCTGCCCGAAATCAAGGCGCCGTCGCTGATCGTGGTAGGCGCCGACGATACGCCGTTCCTTGCGGCCTCCGACTACATGGCGGCCAAGATTCCCGGCGCGCAGAAGGTGGTGATCCCGGCCGCCGGCCACGCCGTCAACATCGACCAGCCGCAGGCCTTCATCGACGCCGTGCTGCCGTTCCTCGACAGCCTCGATGCAGGGGCAAGGCAGAAGGCCGCATCGTGA
- a CDS encoding dienelactone hydrolase family protein, producing the protein MGQDIKLTASDGFNLGGYRADPAGKPKAAIVVIQEIFGVNHHIRSVCDRLAADGYVAIAPAIFDRIQPDFQCGYSPDEVANARKFIASPDWTAMLRDTQAAIDAVKDVGAVGIIGFCLGGSIAYAAATKLNGLSAAVGYYGGAVVRFVDDKPQVPTQLHFGEKDAGIPLTDVETIKSKRPEVEVHIYPGAQHGFHCDERASYDKASADIAWPRSLAFFAKHLKK; encoded by the coding sequence GTGGGACAGGATATCAAACTGACGGCTTCGGACGGCTTCAACCTCGGCGGCTATCGCGCCGACCCTGCGGGCAAGCCGAAGGCGGCCATCGTGGTGATCCAGGAAATTTTTGGCGTCAATCACCATATCCGCTCGGTGTGCGACCGGCTCGCGGCCGATGGCTACGTCGCGATCGCGCCGGCGATCTTCGATCGCATCCAGCCGGATTTTCAATGCGGCTATTCGCCGGACGAGGTCGCGAACGCCCGCAAATTCATCGCCAGTCCGGATTGGACGGCGATGCTGCGCGATACGCAGGCCGCGATCGATGCGGTGAAGGATGTCGGCGCGGTCGGCATCATCGGCTTCTGCCTCGGCGGCAGTATCGCCTATGCCGCCGCGACCAAGCTGAACGGCCTTTCGGCCGCGGTGGGCTATTACGGCGGCGCCGTCGTCCGCTTCGTCGACGACAAGCCCCAGGTGCCGACGCAACTGCATTTCGGTGAAAAAGATGCGGGCATTCCGCTGACCGACGTCGAGACCATCAAGTCCAAGCGGCCCGAGGTCGAGGTCCATATATATCCCGGCGCGCAGCACGGTTTCCACTGCGACGAGCGGGCGAGCTACGACAAGGCCAGTGCCGATATCGCCTGGCCGCGCAGCTTGGCGTTCTTTGCCAAGCATTTGAAGAAATAA
- a CDS encoding Bug family tripartite tricarboxylate transporter substrate binding protein, protein MNYLLPVSVTRAVTAAALLASIAMTAVFGASQAVAADAYPSRRITLVIPYPAGGATDVLGRLLANKLSESWKTTVVVENKSGGGGVVGNDFVAKAQPDGYTVLLAITQIIQAPSLVPKLPYDVFKDLTPVTQVALSTIVLVVPEQQPFKSVKELVDYAKANPGKPYGTFGNATTSHLYGELLKKVANIDMTHIPYRGSAPLTNDLLNNTVITAFQDLTTAHAQIKAGKFRALAVGGEQRRKAMPDVPTMGELGYPGFEIEGWLGVFVPAATPKDIVKKLSDELARIVASPEGIAGIETLSLVPVGGSPEDFDKALRRDLDKWADVVKQTGVKGE, encoded by the coding sequence ATGAACTATCTTTTGCCGGTCAGCGTGACGCGCGCGGTGACCGCAGCAGCATTGCTGGCTTCCATCGCCATGACTGCCGTGTTCGGCGCTTCGCAAGCGGTCGCGGCGGATGCCTATCCGAGTCGCCGCATTACGTTGGTGATCCCTTATCCCGCGGGCGGTGCCACCGACGTGCTGGGCCGTCTGCTTGCCAACAAGCTCTCGGAGTCGTGGAAGACGACCGTGGTCGTGGAGAACAAGTCGGGCGGCGGCGGCGTGGTCGGCAACGATTTCGTCGCCAAAGCGCAGCCCGACGGCTACACCGTGCTGCTCGCCATCACCCAGATCATCCAGGCGCCCAGCCTCGTTCCGAAGCTGCCCTACGACGTCTTCAAGGATCTCACGCCGGTCACCCAGGTGGCGCTGTCGACGATCGTTCTAGTGGTTCCCGAGCAGCAGCCGTTCAAGTCGGTGAAGGAACTGGTCGACTATGCCAAGGCCAATCCCGGCAAGCCCTATGGCACCTTTGGCAATGCCACGACGTCGCATCTCTATGGCGAACTGCTCAAGAAGGTCGCCAATATCGACATGACCCACATTCCCTATCGCGGCTCGGCTCCGCTGACGAATGATTTGCTCAACAACACCGTGATCACGGCGTTCCAGGACCTGACCACGGCGCACGCGCAGATCAAGGCCGGCAAGTTCCGGGCGCTGGCGGTGGGCGGTGAACAGCGCAGGAAGGCGATGCCCGACGTGCCGACGATGGGCGAACTCGGCTATCCCGGCTTCGAGATCGAAGGCTGGCTCGGCGTGTTCGTACCCGCTGCCACGCCCAAGGACATCGTGAAGAAGCTTTCCGATGAGCTCGCCCGGATCGTTGCCTCGCCCGAAGGCATCGCAGGTATCGAGACGCTGAGCCTCGTTCCGGTTGGCGGATCGCCCGAAGACTTCGACAAGGCGCTGCGCCGCGACCTCGATAAATGGGCCGACGTCGTGAAGCAAACCGGCGTCAAGGGCGAGTAA